One part of the Macrobrachium nipponense isolate FS-2020 chromosome 38, ASM1510439v2, whole genome shotgun sequence genome encodes these proteins:
- the LOC135209721 gene encoding uncharacterized protein LOC135209721, which yields MHRRRPSSFDAAPKRKWWRLFRKRHPEVAIRTPETLTTSRHNISETVIRQWFAEANTYFSEEELLEALHDPSHNFNIDESGFSLSPKHGKVLAIKGEKNVFEVSGPNYKANISVLATVSADGRVPPPMIIYPRKRISYQMAEQFPEDLLCAVGKSEKGYINFENLYEYLCNTFNDWLTENDVQRPVIVWTDWHETRNNFYLASSLKSMNIILYGLPPNTTHIMQPLDVAVFGPLKKNWTKGAKEFERKNPDDMITQVNFAKVFLPIYYDSVSAANIKSGFSKCGLVPFDADKPDYSKLRSAAAVHEEPSTLFEAIDLGGFTEQSCQTDFHMTTHRGAQTSGRMFETACISYLIQCGYSILPPESTTSQMEKLKGPKKSWDDLVLDQHPAREFIASRSIPSPNPSVSRSSSRGSSRTNTPLPFLSSPPSTSYATPEPQVTPVLQRAPTKTTPSTLSSAFKTFNFYPERRQGQGPKRPRNEMDRTFAITSDKAIRALKMQMEERKAKIQKKGIRGRRTGRIKKVPPKPASSSDSENSDVPLPLSVDSSDDDIDLEQDPHSLCIKVPMTEPEVDSWVGVKVEKVATSTKGRKHKPFEIYIGRVKDVQEQGLAVTFLKEVSPGFYVYPDIEDISFPVHRREVVELQEPQAATIQRKYGFKFNSSIKSAIVSVLNR from the exons ATGCACAGGAGAAGGCCTTCCTCATTTGATGCTGCTCCAAAGAGGAAATGGTGGCGGCTTTTCCGGAAGAGACACCCTGAAGTTGCCATCCGCACCCCTGAAACCTTGACCACCTCTCGCCATAACATCAGTGAGACAGTGATCAGGCAATGGTTTGCTGAAGCAAATACTTATTTTTCTGAGGAAGAGTTATTAGAAGCATTACATGATCCTTCACACAATTTTAATATTGATGAATCAGGGTTTTCCCTGTCACCAAAACATGGGAAAGTTTTGGCTATcaagggggaaaaaaatgttttcgaAGTTAGTGGTCCTAATTACAAGGCCAACATATCTGTGCTAGCAACTGTAAGTGCAGATGGGAGAGTTCCGCCTCCCATGATAATTTATCCAAGAAAACGGATAAGTTATCAAATGGCGGAACAGTTTCCAGAAGACCTGCTATGTGCTGTGGGGAAGAGCGAAAAGGGGTACATAAACTTTGAAAACTTGTATGAATATCTGTGCAACACGTTCAATGATTGGCTAACTGAAAATGATGTCCAACGGCCAGTCATTGTGTGGACGGATTGGCATGAAACCCGAAACAATTTCTATTTGGCCTCTTCCCTAAAGAGTATGAACATTATCCTGTACGGACTACCACCTAATACCACCCACATCATGCAACCCTTGGATGTGGCTGTGTTTGGCCCACTTAAAAAGAACTGGACCAAAGGGGCCAAGGAGTTCGAAAGGAAAAACCCAGATGACATGATAACGCAAGTGAATTTTGCTAAAGTGTTTCTGCCCATCTACTATGACTCTGTATCAGCAGCAAATATAAAGTCAGGCTTTTCAAAGTGTGGACTAGTTCCCTTTGATGCAGATAAACCTGACTACAGCAAACTTCGTAGTGCAGCTGCTGTGCATGAGGAACCTTCAACATTATTTGAAGCCATAGACCTCG GTGGATTCACAGAGCAGTCATGTCAGACTGATTTTCATATGACAACACATCGAGGTGCCCAAACTTCAGGTCGCATGTTTGAGACTGCATGCATCAGCTACCTCATACAGTGTGGATACTCTATTCTGCCACCTGAAAGCACTACATCACAGATGGAGAAACTAAAAGGTCCCAAGAAATCTTGGGATGATCTCGTGCTTGATCAACATCCTGCACGAGAGTTCATTGCTTCAAGATCCATACCCAGCCCAAATCCTTCTGTTTCGAGGTCATCATCTCGAGGGTCATCCAGGACAAACACACCATTGCCATTCTTGTCTTCTCCACCATCAACTTCATATGCTACACCTGAACCGCAAGTGACACCTGTGCTTCAAAGGGCCCCAACAAAAACTACCCCATCAACATTGAGTAGTGCCTTTAAGACATTTAATTTCTATCCTGAGAGGAGGCAGGGCCAAGGTCCAAAGAGACCCCGCAATGAAATGGACAGGACTTTTGCCATTACATCTGATAAAGCCATTCGAGCTCTCAAAATGCAGATGGAGGAGAGAAAAGCAAAAATTCAAAAGAAAGGCATCAGAGGAAGGAGAACTGGTAGGATTAAGAAGGTGCCTCCTAAACCTGCATCATCCTCAGACAGTGAGAACTCGGATGTCCCTCTGCCACTATCAGTAGATTCATCAGATGATGATATTGATTTGGAACAAGACCCACACAGCCTTTGTATAAAG gtacCAATGACAGAACCGGAAGTGGATTCATGGGTTGGTGTCAAGGTGGAGAAGGTAGCTACCAGCACAAAAGGGAGGAAGCACAAGCCTTTTGAAATTTATATTGGAAGG GTGAAAGATGTCCAGGAGCAGGGCCTTGCAGTTACGTTCCTCAAGGAGGTATCCCCAGGGTTTTATGTCTACCCTGACATAGAGGATATCTCTTTCCCTGTGCATAGAAGGGAGGTCGTGGAGCTACAGGAGCCACAGGCAGCGACAATCCAAAGAAAATATGGGTTCAAGTTCAACAGTAGCATCAAATCGGCAATAGTGTCAGTCCTCAATAGATAG